The Hydrogenimonas thermophila genome window below encodes:
- a CDS encoding response regulator, translating to MKEEEYNILIVEDEYINAKFIEQTLISQKHKVAGIVANALDAKDIIKNQSIDLIFMDINLEGSIDGLQLAKDIYETYNIPIIYTTAYGDSATIEEAKDTNIYGYLIKPFDERDIEAVLNVAIKLIEKSKVNKNQILSDEIDLAEGCVYSLKNRCLCIDGAALSLTQKESQVLHFFCKNINCMIDYDTLKENIWMDKSVANSTIRDIILRIRKKVPHLKIENIARYGYILKKKL from the coding sequence GTGAAAGAGGAAGAATACAATATTTTAATTGTAGAAGATGAGTATATAAATGCTAAGTTTATAGAGCAGACTCTTATTTCTCAAAAACATAAAGTTGCTGGTATTGTTGCAAATGCTTTAGATGCAAAGGATATTATAAAAAACCAATCTATTGATTTGATATTTATGGATATAAATCTTGAAGGATCGATAGATGGTTTACAGTTAGCAAAAGATATTTATGAAACATACAACATACCTATAATTTATACAACTGCTTATGGAGATAGTGCAACAATAGAAGAGGCAAAAGATACTAATATTTATGGTTATCTTATTAAGCCTTTTGATGAGAGAGATATTGAGGCAGTGTTAAATGTTGCCATTAAATTAATAGAAAAGTCCAAGGTAAATAAAAATCAAATTTTATCTGATGAAATAGATTTAGCAGAAGGTTGTGTTTACTCTCTTAAAAATAGATGTTTGTGTATTGATGGTGCAGCACTTAGTTTAACACAAAAAGAATCACAAGTGCTTCACTTTTTCTGTAAAAATATTAACTGTATGATCGATTATGATACGTTAAAAGAAAATATTTGGATGGATAAAAGTGTAGCAAACTCAACAATAAGAGATATTATTCTAAGAATACGTA